The Solibacillus daqui genome has a segment encoding these proteins:
- a CDS encoding ABC transporter ATP-binding protein — MRHEAILELKNLKQYFPIKGGIFKRVVGHVRAVDDISIAINEQETLALVGESGCGKSTTGKMILRLIQPTDGDILYNGQNIAALSNEQFRALRKDIQIIFQDPYSSLNPRMTVRQLLLEPILTYKLMPKQQAEHEIIEILKHVGLTEKSLSKYPHEFSGGQRQRISIARALVLKPKFLVLDEPVSALDVSIQAQILNLLKKLQQQYQLTYLFISHDLNVVRHVSDRIAVMYLGHIVEIAPAQELFENPKHPYSQALISAIPKKHPNDSVERIILKGEIPDPSNPPEGCPFHTRCLYVQEQCKSGTIPSFQISEQHDVKCVLYENA; from the coding sequence ATGAGGCATGAAGCCATATTAGAACTGAAAAACCTAAAGCAATACTTCCCCATCAAAGGCGGAATTTTTAAGCGGGTAGTGGGTCATGTCCGCGCGGTTGATGATATTTCCATTGCTATTAATGAGCAAGAAACTCTAGCATTAGTAGGGGAAAGTGGCTGCGGTAAATCCACAACAGGCAAAATGATTTTACGACTCATCCAACCTACTGACGGAGATATTTTATATAATGGACAAAATATAGCAGCGTTATCAAACGAACAGTTTAGGGCACTACGTAAAGATATTCAAATTATCTTCCAAGATCCATACAGTTCACTAAATCCCCGAATGACTGTACGACAATTATTGTTAGAGCCGATTTTAACGTATAAATTGATGCCTAAACAACAAGCAGAACATGAAATTATAGAAATCTTAAAACATGTTGGATTAACAGAAAAAAGTTTATCTAAATACCCACATGAATTTTCAGGTGGACAAAGACAGCGCATTAGTATCGCACGTGCATTAGTATTAAAGCCAAAGTTTTTAGTGTTAGATGAACCTGTTTCCGCGTTAGATGTGTCAATCCAAGCACAAATTTTAAATTTATTGAAAAAATTACAACAACAATACCAACTAACATACTTATTTATTTCACATGATTTAAATGTTGTACGTCATGTAAGTGATCGAATTGCTGTGATGTATTTAGGTCATATTGTAGAAATTGCACCAGCACAAGAGCTATTTGAAAATCCGAAGCACCCATATAGTCAGGCACTCATATCGGCAATTCCTAAAAAGCATCCGAATGATTCTGTAGAGCGGATTATTTTAAAAGGGGAAATCCCAGACCCTTCGAATCCACCCGAGGGCTGTCCATTTCATACACGCTGCTTATATGTACAAGAACAATGTAAATCTGGCACCATTCCAAGTTTTCAAATTTCAGAACAGCATGATGTAAAGTGTGTCTTATATGAAAATGCATAA
- a CDS encoding tetratricopeptide repeat protein — translation MEQLLQAIQEGDIQLVNQLLESFLVDAEPAAQYEIAEALLHFGFLSEADRVFEHLQFLFPEEAQISIDRAGVLIELGEEDEALDLLMAVSDDVPEYPQALLVLADYYQMQGLFEVAEQRINEALQLLPNEALLQFAKAELLFETGRFSEAARIYEELYEMDKKFAGTILAQRLAEVYRAGAAYESALDFYMEALEEEVTADLLFGSGYAAFQIEKFDLAIKQLEDLKELDPDYFSAYLLLAESYSMQEDNKRALKVIQEGLKRDEYDKSLYLFAGKMALKNSMPTEAIGYLTEAIALDPEYMEAIMVLMSVYSQQESYEEIISLYEQLQQYDFEWVSIYPFVANAFNEEELFDKAYEIYKEAYNEFNEDVEFLEKYCLFLVEDGKREEAKQIAERLVQLQPSEQQWIDLLERFE, via the coding sequence ATGGAACAATTATTACAGGCAATTCAAGAGGGCGATATCCAGTTAGTTAATCAACTTCTAGAATCATTTTTAGTAGATGCAGAACCGGCTGCACAGTACGAAATCGCGGAAGCCTTATTACACTTTGGTTTTTTAAGTGAGGCAGATCGTGTGTTTGAACATTTACAATTTTTATTCCCAGAGGAAGCGCAAATTTCCATTGATCGTGCAGGAGTTTTAATCGAATTAGGCGAAGAAGATGAGGCACTAGATTTATTGATGGCTGTATCAGATGATGTGCCAGAATATCCGCAGGCATTATTAGTATTAGCGGATTATTATCAAATGCAGGGGCTATTTGAAGTAGCAGAACAAAGAATTAATGAAGCATTGCAATTATTACCGAACGAAGCATTGTTACAATTTGCAAAAGCCGAGCTCTTATTTGAAACAGGCCGTTTTTCTGAAGCCGCTCGCATTTATGAAGAATTATATGAAATGGATAAAAAGTTTGCAGGTACGATTTTAGCGCAACGCTTAGCAGAAGTATATCGTGCAGGTGCAGCATATGAGTCAGCACTTGATTTTTATATGGAAGCGCTAGAAGAGGAAGTAACCGCTGATTTATTATTTGGTTCTGGATATGCAGCCTTCCAAATAGAAAAATTTGACTTAGCAATTAAACAGCTAGAAGATTTAAAGGAATTAGACCCTGATTATTTTTCAGCCTATTTATTATTGGCAGAAAGTTATTCGATGCAAGAAGATAATAAACGTGCTTTAAAAGTCATTCAAGAAGGCTTGAAGCGCGATGAATATGATAAGTCGTTGTATTTATTCGCCGGTAAGATGGCATTGAAAAACAGTATGCCGACAGAAGCTATTGGCTATTTAACAGAGGCAATCGCATTAGATCCAGAATATATGGAAGCCATTATGGTGCTTATGTCTGTGTATAGTCAGCAAGAAAGTTACGAAGAAATTATTTCACTATATGAACAACTTCAGCAATATGACTTTGAATGGGTGTCAATATATCCATTTGTTGCAAATGCATTCAATGAAGAAGAACTGTTCGATAAAGCATACGAAATTTACAAAGAGGCATATAATGAGTTTAACGAGGATGTTGAATTTTTAGAAAAATACTGCCTATTCTTAGTAGAAGATGGAAAACGTGAGGAAGCGAAACAAATTGCGGAGCGTTTAGTACAGCTCCAACCTTCTGAACAGCAATGGATTGACCTATTAGAACGCTTTGAGTAA
- a CDS encoding ReoY family proteolytic degradation factor, which translates to MAYSVPLNEKRVFIRWFLKNYQLKRREGVWILNYLLSNEALLEHVHFVDEAHYCPRAIVMSTVDTTSIPFRFYKDNIMTSDAEKAFHDLRINSTDEIYFQLNFPSIPPNPLYLAVLEENPYAPDIFIHEKDRVAAQQLLENSVLEFQEHMLLKQIDEALDTGDKERFFELSNLLQALKHSK; encoded by the coding sequence TTGGCTTATTCCGTACCACTCAATGAAAAAAGAGTTTTCATTCGATGGTTTTTGAAAAATTATCAATTAAAACGACGTGAAGGTGTATGGATTTTAAATTATTTATTAAGTAATGAAGCGTTACTTGAGCATGTGCATTTTGTGGATGAAGCGCATTATTGTCCACGTGCCATTGTGATGTCCACCGTCGACACAACGAGCATACCGTTCCGTTTTTATAAAGATAATATTATGACTTCAGATGCTGAAAAGGCATTCCATGATTTACGAATTAATTCGACTGATGAAATATATTTTCAATTAAATTTCCCGAGCATCCCGCCAAATCCACTTTATTTGGCGGTGCTTGAAGAAAATCCATATGCACCGGATATTTTTATTCATGAAAAAGACCGTGTAGCAGCCCAACAATTATTGGAAAATAGTGTTTTAGAATTTCAAGAACATATGTTGTTAAAACAAATAGACGAAGCACTTGATACAGGTGATAAGGAGCGTTTCTTCGAGTTGTCCAATTTATTGCAAGCTTTGAAACATTCAAAGTAA
- a CDS encoding YpiF family protein — protein MIYKVSDVEQFQSQKQFIDTAIVPLVQLDFSEVGMKQASSASEYLMSLTTFIEQQLHGRLMLLPPFSYTKLTKSSESAISIENELIEAGFKSVIFVTCDHEWTALKERINVLWLPAIPLESMDKTVKQRILEDQLKQVLPVLTSVWAQ, from the coding sequence ATGATTTATAAAGTAAGTGATGTCGAACAATTTCAATCTCAAAAACAATTTATCGATACAGCAATCGTCCCATTAGTACAATTAGATTTTTCCGAAGTTGGAATGAAGCAGGCAAGTTCTGCTTCTGAATACTTAATGTCTTTGACTACATTTATAGAACAACAATTGCATGGACGCTTAATGTTATTACCACCTTTTTCGTATACGAAATTAACAAAATCTTCAGAATCAGCAATTTCTATTGAAAATGAATTAATAGAAGCAGGATTTAAATCGGTTATTTTTGTGACATGTGACCACGAATGGACGGCATTAAAAGAACGAATAAATGTACTATGGTTACCGGCAATCCCTTTAGAATCAATGGATAAGACCGTAAAGCAGCGCATTTTAGAAGATCAATTAAAACAAGTGCTGCCGGTATTAACTTCCGTTTGGGCACAGTAG
- a CDS encoding ubiquinol-cytochrome c reductase iron-sulfur subunit, producing MSNNRVTRRQFLTYSLTGVGGFMAAGMLMPMVRFAVDPILQTKEEGEFVLTSQKVAEITDAPVKVDFSYEQTDGWYKSEVSDSAWVYKEGDLIIALSPVCKHLGCTVNWASNSDHPDQFFCACHAGRYEKTGVNVKGTPPLGPLDQYEVDEKDGFLMLGKKIANTHS from the coding sequence ATGAGTAATAATCGAGTTACAAGACGTCAATTTTTAACATATTCACTTACTGGGGTAGGTGGATTCATGGCTGCTGGTATGTTAATGCCGATGGTTCGCTTTGCGGTTGACCCAATTCTTCAAACGAAAGAAGAAGGGGAGTTTGTATTAACGAGCCAAAAAGTTGCGGAAATTACAGACGCTCCTGTTAAAGTTGACTTCTCGTATGAGCAAACGGATGGTTGGTATAAATCAGAGGTTTCGGATTCAGCTTGGGTTTACAAAGAAGGCGACCTAATCATTGCATTATCACCTGTATGTAAGCACTTAGGTTGTACGGTAAACTGGGCTAGTAATTCAGATCACCCGGACCAGTTCTTCTGTGCATGTCACGCAGGACGTTATGAAAAAACTGGTGTAAACGTAAAAGGAACACCACCACTTGGACCACTTGATCAATATGAAGTAGATGAAAAAGATGGTTTCTTAATGCTTGGGAAAAAAATCGCAAACACACACAGTTAA
- the qcrB gene encoding menaquinol-cytochrome c reductase cytochrome b subunit yields MLNKIYDWVDERLDITPIWRDIADHEVPEHVNPAHHFSAFVYCFGGLTFFITVIQILSGMFLTMYYVPDVENAWKSVYYLQNEVAFGEIVRGMHHWGASLVIVMMFLHTLRVFFTGSYKKPRELNWLVGVGIFAVMLGLGFTGYLLPWDMKALFATKVGIEIAASVPFLGETIKVLLAGDSTILGAQTLTRFFAIHVFFLPAVLFALLAVHFIMIRRQGISGPL; encoded by the coding sequence GTGCTAAATAAAATTTATGATTGGGTCGATGAACGTTTAGATATTACTCCTATTTGGCGTGATATTGCCGACCATGAAGTGCCAGAGCACGTTAACCCTGCCCATCACTTTTCAGCATTCGTATACTGTTTTGGTGGATTAACATTCTTCATTACAGTTATCCAAATTCTATCAGGTATGTTTTTAACAATGTATTATGTACCAGACGTAGAAAATGCTTGGAAATCAGTTTACTATTTACAAAACGAAGTAGCGTTCGGTGAAATTGTTCGTGGTATGCACCACTGGGGAGCTTCACTTGTAATCGTGATGATGTTCTTACATACACTTCGTGTATTCTTCACGGGATCATACAAAAAACCTCGTGAATTAAACTGGTTAGTTGGTGTAGGTATCTTTGCAGTAATGTTAGGTTTAGGCTTCACAGGTTATTTATTACCTTGGGACATGAAAGCGCTATTCGCGACTAAAGTAGGTATCGAAATTGCAGCCTCTGTTCCGTTTTTAGGTGAAACAATTAAGGTTTTACTTGCTGGAGATTCAACAATTCTTGGTGCGCAAACATTAACTCGTTTCTTTGCGATTCATGTATTCTTCTTACCAGCAGTATTATTCGCTTTATTGGCTGTTCACTTTATTATGATCCGCCGACAAGGTATTTCAGGTCCTCTATGA
- a CDS encoding menaquinol-cytochrome c reductase cytochrome b/c subunit has translation MHRGKGMKFVGDSRVKANDRMPNVPKDYSEYPGKTEAFWPDFLLKEWMVGAVFLIGYLLLTVAHPSPLEGPADPTNSSYIPLPDWYFLSMYQLLKYSYASGPYNVIGAMIIPGIAFGALALAPFLDTTPDRRPSKRPLPTAFMLLAVAALIYTTWESVQATNWEAVEAQGVITDKHLGLLPDVEVDETSQGYEIFQSQASCIGCHGGDLAGVSGPMLLGNELTAEEVAEVIANGRGGMPAGTFTGTDEELQVLAEFIAGLKEQ, from the coding sequence ATGCATCGCGGAAAAGGTATGAAGTTCGTAGGCGATTCACGTGTAAAAGCAAATGATCGTATGCCGAACGTGCCAAAAGATTATTCCGAATATCCAGGGAAAACAGAAGCTTTCTGGCCTGACTTCTTATTAAAAGAATGGATGGTTGGTGCGGTTTTCTTAATTGGTTATTTATTATTAACTGTCGCTCACCCTTCACCACTTGAAGGCCCGGCAGATCCAACAAACTCATCTTATATTCCGTTACCAGACTGGTACTTCTTATCAATGTACCAATTATTAAAATACTCATATGCCTCTGGTCCTTATAACGTAATCGGAGCTATGATTATCCCTGGTATCGCATTTGGTGCATTAGCATTAGCGCCATTCTTAGATACAACACCAGATCGTCGTCCATCAAAACGTCCATTACCAACAGCATTTATGTTATTAGCTGTAGCTGCACTTATTTATACAACTTGGGAATCTGTACAAGCTACTAACTGGGAAGCTGTTGAAGCTCAAGGTGTAATTACGGACAAGCATTTAGGTTTATTACCTGATGTTGAAGTTGATGAAACGTCACAAGGTTATGAAATATTCCAATCACAGGCATCATGTATTGGATGTCACGGTGGCGATTTAGCCGGTGTATCTGGTCCGATGTTATTAGGCAATGAATTAACTGCTGAAGAAGTAGCTGAAGTAATTGCAAATGGCCGTGGTGGTATGCCAGCTGGTACATTTACAGGTACTGACGAAGAGTTACAAGTTTTAGCTGAGTTCATCGCAGGATTAAAAGAACAATAA
- a CDS encoding DUF1405 domain-containing protein: MKAYAMQAWYLMNHRVFLTLLLIVNLFGTIYGYYWYRGQLAVTEPIYYIFVPDSPTASLFFCLAVIGWLFGKNYKLMEVLALITLVKYGLWAVVMNLLTFAEMGYLEPESWMLVVSHFLMAVQAVLYLPKYRFTKWHVMVAAIWTLHNDVIDYLFGQMPFYRVINDYPSQIGYFTFWLSIACILLAYVESYKREYLHRQ; encoded by the coding sequence ATGAAAGCATATGCTATGCAAGCTTGGTATTTAATGAACCACCGCGTATTTTTAACGTTGTTGCTTATCGTAAATTTGTTTGGAACAATTTATGGCTATTATTGGTATCGAGGTCAGCTTGCGGTGACAGAGCCAATATATTATATTTTTGTGCCTGACTCACCAACAGCGAGTTTGTTTTTTTGCTTAGCAGTGATTGGTTGGTTGTTCGGCAAAAATTATAAATTAATGGAAGTATTAGCGCTCATTACATTGGTGAAATATGGGTTATGGGCAGTAGTAATGAACCTATTAACCTTTGCTGAAATGGGCTATTTGGAGCCAGAAAGCTGGATGTTAGTAGTATCGCATTTTTTAATGGCGGTGCAAGCAGTGCTCTATTTACCGAAATATCGCTTTACAAAGTGGCACGTAATGGTTGCGGCGATTTGGACATTACATAATGATGTGATTGATTATTTATTTGGGCAAATGCCGTTTTATCGTGTAATTAATGACTATCCAAGTCAGATTGGCTACTTTACATTTTGGCTTTCGATTGCATGTATTCTACTTGCATATGTAGAAAGTTACAAGCGCGAATATTTGCATCGACAATAG
- a CDS encoding zinc metallopeptidase yields the protein MGMYIVYFIIIMLLPLYAQMKVKGTYKKFAQVPAEKGMTGAQVARYILDQHGLTDVRVVPTQGYLADHYNPATKTVALSEDNYYNSSIAGTAVAAHEVGHAIQHAEAYSFLTLRAKLVPVANISSNMSWIFVMIGIFASSTGFLALGIVLLLAGVLFQVVTLPVEFDASKRAMNEVVALGIINNNEERSARKVLNAAAMTYVAAAAVAIMELLRLILIYTGMNNED from the coding sequence ATGGGAATGTATATTGTATACTTTATCATCATTATGCTGTTACCTTTATATGCGCAAATGAAAGTAAAAGGCACATATAAAAAGTTCGCTCAAGTTCCAGCTGAAAAAGGAATGACAGGTGCACAAGTAGCACGTTACATTTTAGATCAGCATGGCTTAACAGATGTTCGAGTTGTACCGACTCAAGGGTATTTAGCAGACCACTACAACCCAGCAACGAAAACAGTAGCCTTATCTGAAGATAACTATTACAATTCGTCAATTGCTGGAACGGCAGTAGCTGCGCACGAAGTTGGACATGCGATTCAGCATGCAGAGGCGTATTCGTTTTTAACATTACGCGCTAAATTAGTGCCGGTTGCGAATATTTCATCAAACATGTCATGGATTTTCGTTATGATTGGTATTTTTGCATCGTCTACAGGTTTTTTAGCACTAGGCATCGTTTTACTTCTTGCAGGGGTACTCTTCCAAGTTGTAACATTACCAGTAGAGTTTGATGCGTCAAAGCGTGCAATGAATGAAGTAGTAGCATTAGGGATTATTAATAACAATGAAGAGCGCTCTGCACGTAAAGTGTTAAATGCAGCAGCAATGACATATGTAGCAGCAGCAGCAGTTGCCATTATGGAGTTACTACGTTTAATTTTAATCTACACAGGCATGAATAACGAAGATTAA
- a CDS encoding ornithine--oxo-acid transaminase, translating to MTKTTQLIEKTQKFGANNYHPLPIVIEKAEGAWVTDPEGNRYLDMLSAYSALNQGHRHPKIIQALKDQADLVTLTSRAFHSDKLGVWYEKLCKLTGKDMVLPMNTGAEAVETAIKTARRWGYEVKGIPADQAVIIGCNGNFHGRTMGAVSLSSEAEYKRGFGPMLPGFELIPYGDINALKAAITPNTAAFIIEPIQGEAGINLPPAGFIKAAAELCKENNVLFIADEIQTGLSRTGKLFAYEWEDITPDILILGKALGGGVFPISAVIANKDILGVFNPGSHGSTFGGNPLACAVSIAALEVIEEEQLTKRSLELGEYFQNELKKIDNPVIKEVRGRGLFIGVELTEAARPYCEKLADRQLLCKETHDTVIRFAPPLIISNEDLDWAIEQIKAVFA from the coding sequence ATGACAAAAACAACACAATTAATTGAAAAAACACAAAAATTCGGTGCAAATAACTATCATCCACTTCCAATCGTAATTGAAAAAGCGGAAGGAGCTTGGGTAACAGACCCAGAGGGAAATCGTTATTTAGATATGCTATCAGCGTATTCTGCATTAAACCAAGGTCACCGTCATCCAAAAATTATTCAAGCATTAAAGGATCAAGCAGATTTAGTAACATTAACATCACGCGCATTCCATAGCGATAAACTTGGGGTTTGGTATGAAAAACTTTGCAAGCTAACAGGCAAAGATATGGTATTACCGATGAACACTGGTGCCGAGGCGGTAGAAACTGCCATTAAAACTGCACGTCGCTGGGGCTATGAGGTAAAGGGCATTCCCGCTGACCAAGCTGTCATTATTGGCTGCAACGGCAACTTCCACGGTCGTACAATGGGTGCTGTTTCATTATCATCTGAAGCGGAATACAAGCGTGGTTTTGGTCCAATGCTACCAGGCTTTGAGCTAATTCCATACGGTGATATTAACGCATTAAAAGCTGCCATTACACCAAATACAGCAGCGTTTATTATCGAGCCAATTCAAGGGGAAGCAGGCATTAACTTACCACCAGCGGGCTTCATTAAAGCTGCGGCTGAACTTTGTAAAGAAAACAATGTCCTATTCATTGCAGATGAAATTCAAACAGGTCTTTCACGGACAGGTAAGTTATTCGCATATGAATGGGAAGACATTACACCAGATATTTTAATTTTAGGGAAAGCTTTAGGGGGCGGTGTATTCCCAATCTCAGCTGTTATTGCCAATAAAGATATTTTAGGCGTATTTAATCCAGGCTCACACGGCTCTACATTCGGTGGTAACCCACTTGCATGTGCTGTATCTATTGCCGCGCTTGAAGTGATTGAAGAAGAGCAATTAACGAAGCGCTCTCTAGAATTAGGTGAATACTTCCAAAATGAATTAAAGAAAATTGACAACCCTGTTATTAAAGAAGTACGTGGTCGAGGATTATTTATCGGTGTAGAGCTAACAGAAGCTGCACGCCCTTACTGCGAAAAGTTAGCGGACCGTCAATTACTATGTAAAGAGACGCATGATACAGTAATCCGCTTTGCACCACCACTTATTATTTCAAATGAAGATTTAGACTGGGCTATCGAACAAATTAAAGCCGTTTTTGCTTAA
- the pruA gene encoding L-glutamate gamma-semialdehyde dehydrogenase: MPVSYKHEPLSTFKTDPAATAEIISSINKVESELGKTYPIIIDGKFIESSHIVHSINPANKAEIIGRVHYATKEIAEQAIQSSLTHFETWKNTSASLRAGILFRAAAIVRRRKHEFNAWLVKEVGKPWAEADGETAECIDFLEYYGRQILELSQGRPLNHNAWEHNEFTYLPLGVGIVIPPFNFSLAIMAGTVVAAVVTGNTVVLKPAETAPVIAAKFMEVLKEAGLPDGIVNYLPGSGAEIGDYLVDHPKTRFISFTGSRAVGCRIYERAAKVHEGQIWLKRVIAEMGGKDTIIVDKEADIELAAQSITKSAFGYSGQKCSACSRAVVHEAVYDAVLERVVELTEQLIVGNPTEENTFMGPVISEQSFEKIKGYIEIGKTEGRLMTGGQVDDSTGYFVEPTIFADIDENARLMKEEIFGPVLAFSKAKDFDHLLQIANNTDYGLTGAVISQNAANIERAKREFHVGNLYINRGCTAAIVGYQPFGGFNMSGTDSKAGSPDYLLLHVQAKSISETF, from the coding sequence ATGCCTGTATCATACAAACACGAGCCACTATCAACTTTTAAAACGGATCCGGCTGCAACAGCGGAAATTATTTCCTCGATTAATAAAGTTGAAAGCGAGCTTGGCAAAACATACCCAATCATTATTGATGGCAAGTTTATCGAAAGTTCGCACATCGTTCATTCAATTAACCCTGCTAATAAAGCTGAAATTATCGGAAGAGTCCATTACGCAACAAAAGAAATCGCAGAGCAAGCCATTCAATCATCATTAACACATTTCGAAACATGGAAAAACACATCTGCTAGCTTACGTGCAGGGATTTTATTCCGCGCAGCTGCGATTGTACGTCGTCGTAAACACGAATTCAATGCTTGGTTAGTAAAAGAGGTAGGAAAACCATGGGCGGAGGCAGATGGTGAAACAGCTGAATGTATCGATTTTTTAGAATACTATGGTCGTCAAATACTAGAGCTTTCTCAAGGTCGTCCACTCAACCATAATGCCTGGGAGCATAATGAATTTACCTACTTACCACTTGGTGTAGGCATTGTTATTCCACCATTTAACTTTTCACTGGCAATTATGGCGGGAACAGTTGTAGCGGCAGTTGTGACAGGAAATACAGTTGTCTTAAAACCTGCTGAAACAGCACCTGTGATTGCAGCAAAATTTATGGAAGTGTTAAAAGAAGCTGGTCTTCCGGATGGAATCGTTAACTACTTACCGGGTAGCGGTGCTGAAATTGGGGACTATTTAGTCGATCATCCAAAAACACGCTTTATTTCATTCACAGGTTCACGCGCTGTTGGTTGTCGCATTTATGAACGCGCAGCAAAAGTACATGAAGGTCAAATTTGGTTAAAACGTGTAATTGCTGAGATGGGCGGGAAAGATACAATTATCGTAGACAAAGAAGCAGATATTGAACTTGCTGCACAGTCCATCACAAAATCGGCATTTGGCTATTCTGGCCAAAAATGCTCAGCTTGCTCACGTGCGGTTGTACATGAAGCTGTTTATGATGCTGTATTAGAACGTGTTGTTGAGCTAACAGAGCAACTAATTGTTGGCAACCCAACTGAAGAAAATACGTTTATGGGTCCTGTTATTAGTGAACAATCATTTGAAAAAATTAAAGGCTATATCGAAATCGGAAAAACAGAGGGTCGTCTCATGACAGGTGGTCAAGTTGATGATTCAACAGGCTATTTTGTAGAGCCAACTATTTTTGCAGATATTGATGAAAATGCTCGTTTAATGAAAGAGGAAATTTTCGGACCAGTGCTTGCTTTCTCTAAAGCAAAAGATTTCGATCACTTATTACAAATTGCAAACAACACAGATTACGGCTTAACAGGGGCTGTTATTTCACAAAATGCCGCGAATATCGAACGTGCTAAACGTGAATTCCATGTCGGAAACCTATATATTAACCGTGGCTGTACAGCGGCAATTGTTGGCTATCAACCATTTGGCGGCTTCAATATGTCTGGCACAGATTCAAAAGCTGGATCACCAGATTATTTATTATTACATGTGCAAGCAAAATCAATTTCAGAAACATTTTAA
- a CDS encoding sigma-54 interaction domain-containing protein — protein sequence MNLIYQEIIEQLDVGIHAVDEAGNTLIYNRKMCEMESMKKEDVLGKNIQDVFKFQENQESTLLHSLQSKKEILNVKQTYFNNRGIEITTINKTLPIQANRQMVAAVEIATDVTKMEKLMRAKKQTNDETLSFNQIIGKSEPLMEVIELAKRATRTNSNVLIVGETGTGKELFAQSIHHESDRATKPFVSQNCAALPDSLIESILFGTARGAFTGALDSPGLFEQAQGGTLLLDELNSLNITLQAKLLRVIQEKKVRRLGATKEIDIDVRIIATMNEDPVDAIASGKLRKDLYFRLAVITVMVPALRERIDDLPVLMDYFISQYNQLFSMNVDGVSEEVFALFATHNWPGNIRELEHAIEAAMNLMHHEREIMYEHLPYHYRKGDKGQHKLSPLKKNYSGQLLDQLAQFEQQVIEDTLRQNDNHITNSAQQLGLSRQSLQYRMKRLQIRGGE from the coding sequence ATGAATTTAATTTATCAAGAAATTATCGAACAGCTAGATGTTGGAATTCATGCTGTAGATGAAGCTGGAAATACATTAATTTATAATCGGAAAATGTGCGAAATGGAGTCAATGAAGAAGGAAGATGTTCTCGGAAAAAATATTCAGGATGTCTTTAAATTTCAGGAAAATCAAGAAAGCACATTGCTCCACTCGTTGCAAAGTAAAAAAGAAATTTTAAATGTCAAGCAAACCTATTTTAATAATCGTGGTATCGAGATTACAACGATTAATAAAACATTACCGATACAAGCGAATCGTCAAATGGTAGCAGCAGTTGAAATTGCAACGGATGTCACAAAGATGGAAAAGCTAATGCGTGCTAAAAAACAAACGAATGATGAAACCCTGTCATTTAATCAAATAATAGGGAAAAGTGAGCCGCTAATGGAAGTAATTGAGCTAGCCAAACGCGCAACTCGTACGAATTCAAATGTACTCATAGTTGGTGAGACAGGTACAGGGAAAGAATTATTTGCGCAAAGTATACATCATGAGAGTGACCGCGCAACAAAACCCTTTGTCTCGCAAAACTGTGCAGCACTACCGGATAGCTTAATTGAAAGTATTCTTTTTGGAACGGCACGCGGTGCTTTTACAGGTGCTCTTGATAGTCCGGGCTTATTTGAGCAGGCGCAAGGGGGGACCTTATTACTTGATGAACTGAATTCGTTAAATATTACGCTACAGGCCAAGCTACTTCGTGTGATTCAAGAAAAAAAGGTACGAAGACTAGGAGCTACAAAAGAAATAGATATTGATGTTCGTATCATTGCCACGATGAACGAGGATCCAGTAGATGCTATTGCTTCAGGGAAATTACGTAAAGATTTATATTTCCGCCTAGCCGTAATTACGGTAATGGTACCAGCATTACGTGAACGAATAGATGACTTACCTGTTTTAATGGACTATTTCATCAGTCAATATAATCAATTATTTTCGATGAATGTGGATGGGGTGTCTGAGGAGGTATTTGCATTATTTGCTACTCATAACTGGCCAGGAAATATACGAGAGCTTGAGCATGCAATTGAAGCGGCTATGAATTTAATGCATCATGAGCGTGAAATTATGTATGAGCATTTGCCTTACCATTACCGAAAGGGCGATAAAGGTCAACATAAATTGAGCCCATTGAAAAAAAACTATAGTGGTCAATTACTCGATCAGCTAGCTCAATTTGAGCAACAAGTGATTGAGGATACACTAAGGCAAAATGATAATCACATAACAAATTCAGCACAGCAGCTTGGATTAAGTCGTCAAAGCTTGCAATATCGAATGAAGCGCTTACAAATTCGTGGAGGAGAATAG